GTAATTTCCTGCTCGACAGATTTTGATTCATTAAGGACAGGAATTAAAAAATAGAATCCGAGTGAAATCGTGGCTAAAATGATTAGCCCAAGATACTTTTTTGACATGTTGGTTTTAGTTTAAAAAATTTCGCTAACTAGCCCGCAAATAAGCAAAAACTGCTGCTAATATTAATGAATAAGTAAGAAAAATGCCAGAAATTAGAGTTGTTTTAATTTATTTCTTTCAGTAAAACTAGTTATATGACTGATAATCAAATGTTTAGATCAAAAACAAAATCAATCAGTATTATAGGAATGGGTTGGTTGGGCTTCCCTTTAGGTAAGTTTTTGGTCAAAAATTCACATTATGTTAAAGGATCTACCACTACCACCTCTAAACTAACAGCCATAGAGCAGGGAGGAATAAAGGGTTACCATCTGGCACTACCAGACCTTGATAATAGACTGGATTTCTTTGATACCGATATTCTGATTATATCTTTGCCGCCATCAATCAAGGATTATAACCAGGTGATCCGTGTATTGCTTGGGCAGGTTAAAGAGCATAAAATTCCATGGGTGATCTTTGTAAGTTCTACGTCGGTTTATGCCAATGCCAACAAAAGAGTTATAGAGGAAGATGCAAAAAACATTGCTTCAATACATTCCGGTGTGCGGCTTTTGGAGGTAGAAAACCTCTTTGCGAGTGATCCGGATTTTGCTACAACAATAATCCGGTTTGCAGGGCTTTACGGGCCTTCCAGAGAGCCAGGAAGATTTCTGGCGGGGAAAACAGATCTCAACGGACCAGACAGCCCTGTTAACCTTATTCATCTCGATGATTGTATTGGTATAATTGGTAGAGTGATTGAAAATGAAATAAAGGGACAGACATTTAATGCTTGTGCGCCTGAGCACCCCAAAAGAAAAGATTTCTACACAAAAGCATGCCGTAGTCTTGGGTTGGAACCACCCCACTTCAATAATGATCAGGCACCTTTTAAAATCATTGACTCGAGTAAATTGGTAGATGTGCTACAGTATCAATTCATACATGAAAATCCTATGGATGACCTTTAGTTATAGTGTTGGTTAAATTTTTTAGTGCCTTTGTCAAGAAAATCGATGAAGTTTGAAACACTTCTGTCATATGTTACCGGTTCAACCAGTACCTTTTCATCCAGGCCAACCAGTACATAAAATGGCTGAGCATTATTATTGAGATTATTTATTTGCAGGTCAGCGTTTTGTTTACCGATGGTTTTTTTAATTTTTCCATCGTACTTTGAGGTAAACCATTCTGACTCGGGAAGCCCCGTTTTATCATCTACATAGAGTGCTACAACCACGTAGTCTTCCTTAAGTCTTCTCAGTACTTCAGGGTCTGACCAGACTACTGCTTCCATCTCCCGACAGTTTGTACAACCATGGCCTGTAAAATCTATAAAAAGAGGTTTGTTTTGCTGACGGGCACAAGCCAGAGCCTGATCATAGTCAAAATAGCCATTCAGGCCGTGCGGTAAGTGCAGGAAATCGCCGTATTTGGGTTGGCCGCATTCGGCAACTTCGGGGTCGTCAGCCTGCCGTGCCAAGCCTATGAGGTCAAAATCATGGGTGTACATAGGTGGCAGATAACCTGCCAGTGCTTTAAGGGGGGCACCCCACATACCGGGTATCAGGTAAAGCACAAAGGTAAAGGTGGCAATTGCCATCATGAGTCTGGGTACACTGATAACCTCCAGTTTGTTGTCATGAGGTAAGCGTATTTTTCCAAGAAGGTAAAAGCCCATAAGTGCAAATATGACAATCCAGATGGCAATGTTGACTTCTCTGTCCAGTACTCCCCAGTGAAATGCCTGGTCCGCTATGCTTAAGAACTTAAATGCAAGCGCCAGTTCAATGAAGCCAAGAACGACCTTGACGGAATTAAGCCAGCCGCCGGATTTAGGAAGGTTGCTTAGCCACTTGGGGAAGACTGCAAATAATGTAAATGGAATTGCAAAGGCCAGTGAAAAGGCAAACATTCCCAGGATCGGCTTTAAGATCTGACCGCCTGCTGAACCTACTAATATACTGCCGACAATAGGGCCTGTACATGAGAATGAAACCAGTACCAGTGTAAAGGCCATGAAGAAAACACCTACTAACCCACCCTTGTCAGCTTTTTTGTCCATACTGTTAACAAAAGAACTGGGAAGGGTTATGTCAAATAATCCGAAGAAGGATAGCGCGAAAATCAGGAATACACTGAAAAAGATAACATTGGGAAGCCATTCGGTGGAAAGGTGATTAGCCGTTTCCGGTCCCATTAGCGGAGCCAGTGCCGAGCCGATAAATGTGTATATCAGAATTATAGAAAAACCATATATGAATGCTTTTCCGGGGCCTTTCCCTCCGCCAGTGAAATAACTTACGGTCATTGGGATCATGGGAAATACACAGGGTGTTAGAAGTGCTGCTAACCCGGCGATAAAGGCAAATATCATAAACCATATAAGCGATTTGTCCCTGTCATCTTTCACTACAAGCGATTCATCAAGAATGGGTCCTGTATTGGCGATTTTTGAATAATCCTTTTTAGCAGTTTTTATAGTATCTGAAGCTGCTGAAGTTAGTTTAGTCTTATTATCGTTTGTCTGCGCTTGTTCAGGTTTTGTTTCTTCAATTTTTATCTGAGACTTATCCGCAGGTTGTTCAGTTTCTTGGCTATCGGGGGCGCTTGTGCCCACCGTTGAGGATTTAAACCTGAAATTATCAAAGATGAAATCGTGATCGAAAGGTATACACTTACCATCCACATCTGAGCAGACCTGAAATTCATAGTTACCTGAAATTTTGAGGTCAGTGTTAAGAACTTTGATCGTTTGTCGAAATTCTCCGGTTTTCTTGAAAATCCTGACGTTACACTCAAAGATGTCGTCGTATTTTTCAACAGGGTTTATGGCTTTCACATCACCCACCAGTTCATAGCTGCTATTTGGGGTAAAGGTAAATGTCGTAACCATTGGCCCGCAATCAGGATCAAAGTCAGATGAATACAGGTACCAGTCTTTAATGATCTTTGCTTTAAAAATCAATTCAACATTGTCTCCAACCTCGACCTCTTTGCTGCTGGCAGAGGTGGTCCAGGAAGAGGGTTCTATAACCTGTGAAAAAATGGGCAGGGAAAAAACTAAGCTTGAGAATAAAAAAAATAACTTTTTCATGTCGACGCGTTTGGCCATTAAATATGCAAAAAAGGACTCAAATTTTAATTACGCTTTAAGAATGCTTTAAGTTCTTAAAATGTTCTGATACTCAACACGGGCAATTGTAATTGTAGTGAAGGATGGTAGGAGGGTAAATTATTATATATTGATCTTGTTTTTGATCAGAGAAATAAAGGCCTCAGGAACAGACTGCCCGAGGCCTTTTATGATTTATTTATTCATTTCAGCAAAATGTTTGTAAAACAGGGTTATAGTTTCAATCCCTTTCATATAGTTAAAGATGCCATAATGCTCATTAGGTGAATGTATAGCATCTGAATCCAGACCAAAGCCCATAAGCACTGTATTTAGATTAAGTTCATCTTTAAACAGAGAAACTATCGGAATACTCCCGCCATCCCTTGTCGGAATGGGTCCCTTTCCAAAGGCCTCTTCAAATGCAGCACTGGCAGCGGCATAGGCTAAGGAATCTGTGGGGGTAAGTGCTGGCTCACCACCATGATGAGGAGTAACTTTTACTTTAACAGACTTTGGTGCAATTGACTTAAAGTGCTTTGAAAACAATTCTGTTATTTCATGCGACTTTTGACCCGGTACCAACCTCATGGATATTTTTGCATAGGCTTTTGATGGCAGTACGGTTTTAGCTCCCTCTCCAATATATCCGCCCCAAATCCCATTTACATCCAGTGTAGGCCTTATACCGGTTCTTTCGAGAGTGGTGTATCCCTTTTCTCCGCTTACATCATCTATATCCAGGTCTTTTTTATATTCATCAAGGTCAAAAGGGGCACTGTTTAAGGCTTCGCGCTCTTCCTTTGAGAGCTCCTCTACTTTATCATAAAAACCCGGAATGGTGATATGATTGTTTTCATCCTTTAAAGAGGCAATCATTTCACAAAGAGTATTGATCGGGTTGGCTACAGCTCCTCCGTAAACCCCTGAGTGCAGATCCCGGTTGGGCCCTGTTACTTCAACCTGCAAGTAACTTAACCCGCGTAAGCCTACTGTAAGTGAAGGAGTTTGGTTATCTATCATAGCTGTATCCGAGATCAGAATGATATCAGCAGCCAATTTTTCTTTATTCTCTTTGACGAAGATGCCCAGGTTGTCAGAGCCAACCTCTTCTTCTCCTTCTATCATGAACTTCACATTACATGTCAGGGAGTTTGTCGCCATCATGGCTTCAAATGCTTTTACATGCATGTACATCTGGCCCTTGTCATCGCATGCACCACGGGCATATATTTTATCATTTTTGATCACAGGCTCGAAAGGAGGTGAATCCCACAATTCGTAAGGGTCTGCAGGTTGCACATCATAATGTCCGTAGACCAGTACGGTCGGCAAATTTTTATCTACTATTTTTTCTCCATAGACTATGGGATATCCAGCCGTCTCACAAATTTCGGCTTTGTCTACTCCGGCTTTTTCAAGACTGGATTTTATAAATTTCGCTGTTTTGAGTACATCATTCTTAAACTTGCTGTCAGCGCTTACTGAAGGTATCCTTAGCAGTTCGAGGAGCTCGTCCAGAAATTTTTGTTTATTTTGTTCTATGTAGTCGTGGGTATTCATGTACGATCGGGTTTTAAAGGGCACAAAGGTAGCCCGATAATGTCAAACTGCCAATTTATAACGTTTGTTGTTCCTAAGCGGCAGGTAAAACGATTTTAAAAGTTGTACCCACATTGACCTTGCTTTCAACTGATATTTCTCCTCCCAGCTTATTGATGGACTGTTTTACGATATACATACCGAGCCCCGATCCTTCAGATTTTTCAGTGGCCCGGTAAAACATGTCAAATATTTTTTTTATCTGACTTCTGTGTATGCCTATACCGTTGTCCTTAAAAGTAATTATCAGCTCTGTTGGGGTAAAAACAGCTTTAATTTTTAAATAACTATTCCTGACCTCTGAGTTTACGTATTTGTAGGCATTTGAAATGATGTTGCTAAAAATGATTTTTAACCTGAGCGGATCACTTGTAAATGATTTACTGTCTCCTTCAATGATTAAGGTGGTTTTTACCTGCTTAAAGCTTTCGAGATATTCCAGATCAGTGATGCAATTTTCAATCAGCGCCTTAAGTTCAAACGGCTCCATTTTCACCTCCGTGCGGCTGGCTTTTGCATAATTAAGCATCGATCGCACGAATTCATCAAGTTTTAATATACTCTTTTCAATCCGGCCAAGATACTCGGCCTGATGCCCCCGGTCTTCATCAATCTTCGCAATATTAACAAGACCAAGAATGGAGGTCAGAGGTGATCTTAAATCATGGGAGGTTTTATATACTAACTGATCTAGTTCAAAATTTCTGTCAGACAGCTCGCGAAGGGCTACATTAAGCTCTTCTTCTCTATTGGCCAGTGCCAGGTTTTGTTTCCTAAGTTCTTCATTAAGTTTGGTCAGCTTATCTTCTGCCATCTTTATTTCAGTGATATCCCTGACGGCGCCATCAAAAATATCTTCCCCCTGTGGGCCTTTGGAATGGGAACAACTGTACAGACCCCAGAATGTATCCCCGTTTTTCTTTACCAGTTCTACTTCTTTATTTCTCACAAAACCTTGCGAACGGATGGATTCTACAATCTGTGTTCTGGCTGTTTCCTCTGCGTAGAGCACATTTGGGTTAATTCTAAGTACCTCTTCTTCTGAGTCATAGCCGAATATTTCTATAAATGCTTCGTTGGCAAAAACTATACCTCCATGCACGGAGGTTCGGAATATACCTTCTGTAATATTCTGGCTGATTGAGGTTAAAAGCTGTTCATTTTGCCTTGACTTTTCTTCAGCGATCTTTTGCTTGGTAATGTCCCTTACGGCCCCATCAAAATAAGTCTGGTTGTGCTCCCCTTTGATAAGGGAAGAACTCATCAATCCCCAAAACTCTGAGCCGTCCTTTCTTTTAAATTTTACTTCAACGTTGTTGATATTCTTTTTACTTAATAACATTTCATGGATTTCTTTTCGTTTGTCCATGGATGCATAAAGCTTTGACGAATGGATTTTATTCAAGGCGTTGAGAGTGTCAAAACCAAACATTTTCAAAAATGCCTGATTAACATATTTGAAATTACCCGTAGGCACACTCCTATAGATACCTTCATTTATGTTTTGATTAATGCCCTCCAGTAGCTGACTCGTTTCCCGTGCTTTGTCTTCGGCGAGCTTTTGTTTGGTTATATCTCTGAAATTGGAAATAATCCCACTCACCTCGGGCTTGTCGAGCAGGTTGGTGAGGGTAGCATCCGACCAAAGGTAGTGACCGTCTGCATGTCTTAATCTAAATCGGTAATTCAGACTTTGACCCGGTTGTGACAGTATGCTTTTAAATGCATCCTGCGAAATAAGTATATCATCGGGGTGGATAAAATCCGTACCCTTCCTGTTGCAGACATCATTTTCTGAATAACCAGCAATATTTTGTACAGAAGGGCTTGCATAGATGATGTAACCCTCCGAATTGTAGAGTACTATTCCTTCGTAGGCATTTTCTATTAACGCCCTGAATTTCTTCTCCCTCGATGTTAACCTTATCTCATAGCTCTTCTTTTCCGTAATGTCGTTAGAGGCATATAGCAGGTGAGTACATTGCCCTTCTTTATTGGTTATAGGTGTAATTGATGATGAATAGTACCTTGTGTCACCTTTAAATTCAAATTCCTCTATGAATATATTGGTTTCGCAGGTTTCAAGTACTTCCTCATACTTGGCTAATACATCCTGGGCCTTTGCTTTACTATATTCATATTCCTCATACATTACGTCGGTAATACTTCTCCCCAGGAACGTCTGGGCTGTAATTTTTGGATTAAATGATTTTGCGGCTTCCAGGTATGACGGGTTAACAGATAATATTATCAGTTCGGTGTTGTTTTTTACTTCCAGCAAGCAAAACAGGTCTGAAGTATTTTGAAAAATTAGCGAAAGGTAGCCATTTTCCGCGCCGAGCTCATCGTTATAATTGGTTTCAGAGGATTTCATTTAGCACAATTACCAACACATAAATTACCCAAATTAACTTAATCAATATACAAGTAAAATTATGAAAATTAAAGATTGTCAATGCTTTAAATGGAGAGGCCAAGGCCAAACTCCACCATGTCTGCAGTACGACTATGTGCTTTGAGTGTAATCTGGGGGAAAAAGTGAGGCGTTACCATATATTTGAAGCCGTAACGTTGATACCAGGTTGACTCATAATAGTCCTGAGGTTTAAAAACATAAAACCCTCCCTGGAGTATGACCCTCATTTTTCCCAATAATAACTCAGACCCTACCGTGAGCGCCACTTGCCTGCCATCATCCTCCAATGAGCTTTCAGTCACCCCTTTTTGCTCATTATAAACTGCCCATGCTTTTTTTACTGATTCTCCCGAGTAAGTAAATCCATCCACTCCTAAAAGTATGGTATTATAGCGGGATACCTGGCGGCTCGTGTAAAGGCTTACGCTGTAAGCTTTATGTTTTGTATCTTCCCTTAGTACTTCCCTCCATGCAGTGCCACCAAAAATGTTGACATGCCAGCGCTTATCGAAAGTCTTTACCGTATCTTTTTCAAAGTTTATTTTCAGCGGATTAGGTACATAGCGCAGGCCGATTCCGGCTATAGGAAAGTTCATACCATTATTAGGCATGTTTAACTTGCCGTTCGAATAGTG
This region of Fulvivirga ulvae genomic DNA includes:
- a CDS encoding SDR family oxidoreductase; translated protein: MTDNQMFRSKTKSISIIGMGWLGFPLGKFLVKNSHYVKGSTTTTSKLTAIEQGGIKGYHLALPDLDNRLDFFDTDILIISLPPSIKDYNQVIRVLLGQVKEHKIPWVIFVSSTSVYANANKRVIEEDAKNIASIHSGVRLLEVENLFASDPDFATTIIRFAGLYGPSREPGRFLAGKTDLNGPDSPVNLIHLDDCIGIIGRVIENEIKGQTFNACAPEHPKRKDFYTKACRSLGLEPPHFNNDQAPFKIIDSSKLVDVLQYQFIHENPMDDL
- a CDS encoding protein-disulfide reductase DsbD family protein gives rise to the protein MKKLFFLFSSLVFSLPIFSQVIEPSSWTTSASSKEVEVGDNVELIFKAKIIKDWYLYSSDFDPDCGPMVTTFTFTPNSSYELVGDVKAINPVEKYDDIFECNVRIFKKTGEFRQTIKVLNTDLKISGNYEFQVCSDVDGKCIPFDHDFIFDNFRFKSSTVGTSAPDSQETEQPADKSQIKIEETKPEQAQTNDNKTKLTSAASDTIKTAKKDYSKIANTGPILDESLVVKDDRDKSLIWFMIFAFIAGLAALLTPCVFPMIPMTVSYFTGGGKGPGKAFIYGFSIILIYTFIGSALAPLMGPETANHLSTEWLPNVIFFSVFLIFALSFFGLFDITLPSSFVNSMDKKADKGGLVGVFFMAFTLVLVSFSCTGPIVGSILVGSAGGQILKPILGMFAFSLAFAIPFTLFAVFPKWLSNLPKSGGWLNSVKVVLGFIELALAFKFLSIADQAFHWGVLDREVNIAIWIVIFALMGFYLLGKIRLPHDNKLEVISVPRLMMAIATFTFVLYLIPGMWGAPLKALAGYLPPMYTHDFDLIGLARQADDPEVAECGQPKYGDFLHLPHGLNGYFDYDQALACARQQNKPLFIDFTGHGCTNCREMEAVVWSDPEVLRRLKEDYVVVALYVDDKTGLPESEWFTSKYDGKIKKTIGKQNADLQINNLNNNAQPFYVLVGLDEKVLVEPVTYDRSVSNFIDFLDKGTKKFNQHYN
- a CDS encoding dipeptidase, with amino-acid sequence MNTHDYIEQNKQKFLDELLELLRIPSVSADSKFKNDVLKTAKFIKSSLEKAGVDKAEICETAGYPIVYGEKIVDKNLPTVLVYGHYDVQPADPYELWDSPPFEPVIKNDKIYARGACDDKGQMYMHVKAFEAMMATNSLTCNVKFMIEGEEEVGSDNLGIFVKENKEKLAADIILISDTAMIDNQTPSLTVGLRGLSYLQVEVTGPNRDLHSGVYGGAVANPINTLCEMIASLKDENNHITIPGFYDKVEELSKEEREALNSAPFDLDEYKKDLDIDDVSGEKGYTTLERTGIRPTLDVNGIWGGYIGEGAKTVLPSKAYAKISMRLVPGQKSHEITELFSKHFKSIAPKSVKVKVTPHHGGEPALTPTDSLAYAAASAAFEEAFGKGPIPTRDGGSIPIVSLFKDELNLNTVLMGFGLDSDAIHSPNEHYGIFNYMKGIETITLFYKHFAEMNK
- a CDS encoding PAS domain-containing sensor histidine kinase, translating into MKSSETNYNDELGAENGYLSLIFQNTSDLFCLLEVKNNTELIILSVNPSYLEAAKSFNPKITAQTFLGRSITDVMYEEYEYSKAKAQDVLAKYEEVLETCETNIFIEEFEFKGDTRYYSSSITPITNKEGQCTHLLYASNDITEKKSYEIRLTSREKKFRALIENAYEGIVLYNSEGYIIYASPSVQNIAGYSENDVCNRKGTDFIHPDDILISQDAFKSILSQPGQSLNYRFRLRHADGHYLWSDATLTNLLDKPEVSGIISNFRDITKQKLAEDKARETSQLLEGINQNINEGIYRSVPTGNFKYVNQAFLKMFGFDTLNALNKIHSSKLYASMDKRKEIHEMLLSKKNINNVEVKFKRKDGSEFWGLMSSSLIKGEHNQTYFDGAVRDITKQKIAEEKSRQNEQLLTSISQNITEGIFRTSVHGGIVFANEAFIEIFGYDSEEEVLRINPNVLYAEETARTQIVESIRSQGFVRNKEVELVKKNGDTFWGLYSCSHSKGPQGEDIFDGAVRDITEIKMAEDKLTKLNEELRKQNLALANREEELNVALRELSDRNFELDQLVYKTSHDLRSPLTSILGLVNIAKIDEDRGHQAEYLGRIEKSILKLDEFVRSMLNYAKASRTEVKMEPFELKALIENCITDLEYLESFKQVKTTLIIEGDSKSFTSDPLRLKIIFSNIISNAYKYVNSEVRNSYLKIKAVFTPTELIITFKDNGIGIHRSQIKKIFDMFYRATEKSEGSGLGMYIVKQSINKLGGEISVESKVNVGTTFKIVLPAA
- a CDS encoding acyloxyacyl hydrolase — translated: MPYFFTFFLAGLFFSQGLFAQQKPSWSFGANPYYGGVLRYKEDMPKLQMSNLHGLELYAAKITNGSHRWERLFNYPHIGFAASYFNYGLPRELGSVYSLTSYLDVTPNNNRKSQWRFNIGTGFVYSTRTFEATENPDNKAISSKISYVLRGTIHHEIKLTDQYYFNINLAFRHYSNGKLNMPNNGMNFPIAGIGLRYVPNPLKINFEKDTVKTFDKRWHVNIFGGTAWREVLREDTKHKAYSVSLYTSRQVSRYNTILLGVDGFTYSGESVKKAWAVYNEQKGVTESSLEDDGRQVALTVGSELLLGKMRVILQGGFYVFKPQDYYESTWYQRYGFKYMVTPHFFPQITLKAHSRTADMVEFGLGLSI